A single Perca flavescens isolate YP-PL-M2 chromosome 2, PFLA_1.0, whole genome shotgun sequence DNA region contains:
- the LOC114562500 gene encoding von Willebrand factor A domain-containing protein 7, giving the protein MGVLCLGLRIICVKFAHSHLGLLHFPPGKSKLAETEELGQLRQYQSKFLPSTSSSSSLSSIMAARQTVMFLAVVFPLSGLIQGFQPLFSFHGKSTTHRDITQRAVLRKTAEVCRDIAASKGRDFSLTIDDSLSADKVQRACSSTGTSSSLLSTVRFQTSIANMYFSNAAVDVVFALSEEYHFDDETFERGRDVITAGVAAVKASVKLENFVAGRWTLGRVCHTLQDFYSHSNWVELGKTTPYSTLIKPDQLLENLAGLSTPTCRNCTGGNCDNNLLPDLLQQGLLTSGYFNVFSSAKPAGKCSHGGTFDQTSRQEPVGGINKDDVGSSHGSLHHKAADLAVNATMELLEDIRVAVGDKNFLRLIGLSQSSVLCFVIDTTGSMSDDIAEAKRVSFNIIDSKRGTQQEPSAYILVPFNDPGFGPLMITTNADVFKDSINKLTAMGGGDIPELCLSGLQLALTAAPQSSEIFVFTDAPAKDAHLKSTILALIESTKSVVTFMLTEVLASRRRRRSPQGVSSREMSQSDTQLYRDLARASGGQAIEVTKSSLSLATVVIEDSSASAVVVRNPGRPDHFTFTVDGSLRNITAYITGASSLTFNLTSSTGVSQSSSQSSGPLASFTTVGNLRRISLNTDNQTGSWKISVDSNNLYSVKVTGSDTVNVTEVTLCDSSGPTEVNGSLQSVGSGNFLVTFSGVPAGDFVLRLRGEDSGSTSRSTLSSFQRQASTQIKTSSISVTAQANNTNIEPGSTISIPFTVATTTNGVVNDSATGTFTVRANNDRSYTLTSPSRVTIAAGSGGKANGTVTLTAPASAASGTDVTLTIEAENAAATDINYAVLRLSVAAKVTDITRPVCQVVSSSTSCPSSSSLCASSQWKFIANLTDGINGTGIESVTIRQGNGTLNTSTVAGAGGENITVAHYSSSCCSQNVELAAVDRVGNVGTCVGQARESTTAAPTTTAAVNTTSTGGNTLIISHCLWISVVVSVLWK; this is encoded by the exons ATGGGGGTCCTGTGTTTGGGTTTGAGGATTATCTGTGTGAAGTTTGCACACTCACACCTGGGTCTGCTTCATTTTCCACCAG GAAAGAGTAAACTAGCAGAGACGGAGGAGTTGGGACAGTTGAGACAGTATCAATCCAAATTTCTTCCTTCAACTTCATCGTCCTCCAGCCTGTCCTCCATCATGGCTGCCAGACAGACAGTCATGTTCCTGGCGGTGGTCTTCCCCCTGTCAGGCCTCATTCAAGGCTTTCAACCACTCTTCTCATTTCATGGGAAGTCCACCACTCACCGTGACATCACACAAAGGGCGGTCCTCAGAAAGACAGCTGAGGTCTGCAGAGACATTGCTGCCTCTAAAGGACGGGACTTCAGCCTGACT ATTGATGACAGCCTGTCAGCTGATAAGGTGCAAAGGGCCTGTTCCTCTACAGgtacctcctcctctctcctttcaaCTGTCAGGTTCCAAACGTCCATCGCTAATATGTACTTCAGCAACGCAGCAGTGGACGTTGTTTTTGCGCTAAGTGAGGAGTATCATTTTGATGATGAGACCTTCGAGAGAGGACGGGACGTCATCACAGCAG GTGTGGCTGCCGTTAAGGCCAGTGTAAAGCTGGAGAACTTTGTCGCAGGGAGGTGGACTCTTGGACGAGTCTGTCACACCTTACAG GACTTCTACAGCCACAGTAACTGGGTGGAGCTGGGGAAAACCACACCTTACAGCACTCTAATCAAACCAGACCAACTTCTTGAGAATCTGGCAG GACTAAGCACTCCAACCTGTAGAAACTGTACAGGAGGGAACTGTGACAACAACCTTCTGCCTGACCTGCTGCAGCAGGGGCTTCTCACTTCAGGCTACTTCAACGTCTTCTCCTCAGCAAAACCTGCAG GTAAATGCAGCCACGGTGGAACATTTGACCAGACAAGCAGACAGGAGCCAGTGGGAGGCATCAACAAGGACGACGTTGGGTCCAGTCATGGCTCACTTCACCACAAAGCAGCTGATTTGGCTGTGAATGCCACTATGGAGTTACTGGAGGACATCAGAGTAGCTGTCGGAGACAAGAACTTCCTGCG ATTGATAGGCCTGTCCCAgtcctctgtgctgtgttttgtcATTGACACCACAGGCAGCATGAGCGATGACATAGCCGAGGCAAAAAGAGTTTCCTTCAACATCATTGACAGTAAGAGGGGAACCCAGCAGGAGCCCTCCGCCTACATATTGGTACCTTTCAATGACCCAG GTTTTGGACCTCTGATGATAACAACCAATGCAGACGTCTTCAAAGACAGCATCAACAAGCTGACGGCAATGGGAGGAGGAGACATCCCAGAGTTGTGCTTGTCTGGACTGCAG CTTGCCCTGACTGCTGCTCCACAATCGTCTGAGATCTTTGTGTTCACTGACGCTCCAGCTAAAGATGCTCATCTGAAAAGCACCATCCTTGCCCTTATAGAGAGCACCAAGTCTGTG GTAACTTTCATGTTGACAGAAGTCCTGGCCAGTCGACGGCGCCGCAGAAGCCCTCAGGGCGTAAGTTCACGTGAAATGAGCCAATCAGACACCCAGCTGTACCGTGACCTAGCCCGAGCCTCTGGAGGCCAGGCCATTGAGGTCACCAAGTCAAGCCTTTCTCTGGCCACAGTTGTTATAGAAGATTCATCAGCCAGTGCTGTG GTAGTGAGGAATCCTGGAAGGCCTGATCATTTTACCTTTACTGTTGATGGATCACTAAGGAACATTACTGCCTACATCACAGGAGCCTCATCTCTCACCTTCAATCTCACCAGCTCCACAG gtGTCTCTCAGAGTTCCAGCCAGTCCAGTGGTCCTCTGGCATCCTTCACCACAGTGGGAAACCTACGTCGTATAAGCCTTAACACTGACAACCAAACAGGATCATGGAAAATCAGTGTTGACTCTAACAACCTCTACTCCGTTAAGGTTACAG GAAGTGACACGGTTAATGTCACAGAGGTCACTCTGTGTGACAGCTCAGGGCCAACAGAGGTCAACGGATCACTGCAG TCGGTGGGAAGTGGTAACTTCCTGGTGACATTCAGTGGAGTGCCAGCAGGGGACTTTGTGCTTCGCCTGAGAGGAGAGGACAGTGGCTCCACCTCCAGGTCAACACTGAGCAGCTTCCAGAGACAAGCCTCCACACAGATCAAGACCTCCAGCATCTCTGTGACT GCCCAAGCCAACAACACCAACATAGAACCAGGCTCCACCATCTCCATTCCTTTCACAGTCGCCACAACCACCAACGGAGTTGTTAACGACTCTGCAACCGGGACATTCACAGTGCGAGCCAACAATGATCGCAGCTATACTTTGACTTCACCCAGCAGGGTCACCATAGCGGCGGGCAGTGGAGGCAAAGCCAACGGCACCGTGACCTTAACAGCACCAGCCAGTGCTGCATCAGGAACAGACGTGACCCTTACCATTGAGGCAGAAAATGCAGCTGCCACTGACATCAACTACGCTGTACTCAGGTTGTCTGTGGCTGCCAAG GTGACAGATATTACCCGCCCAGTGTGCCAGGTAGTCAGTTCATCCACCAGCTGTCCATCCTCTTCATCGCTCTGTGCTTCCTCCCAGTGGAAATTTATCGCTAATCTCACCGATGGCATCAATGGAACTGGCATTGAGAGCGTCACTATCCGCCAAGGGAACGGAACCCTCAATACCAGCACAGTGGCTGGAGCAGGGGGGGAGAACATCACAGTGGCACACTACAGCAGCTCCTGCTGTTCACAGAATGTAGAACTGGCTGCTGTGGACAGAGTAGGAAATGTGGGGACATGTGTCGGACAGGCTAGAGAATCTACTACGGCTGCCCCTACGACTACAGCTG